One genomic segment of Catalinimonas alkaloidigena includes these proteins:
- the rlmD gene encoding 23S rRNA (uracil(1939)-C(5))-methyltransferase RlmD has translation MGKRKNLKLKNITVERMAAEGKCVAHHDDMVIFVKDVAPGDVVDLKVTKKKKSFMEARPVHFHQLSSLRTEPFCSHFGICGGCKWQHIPYELQLEYKQQQVIDHFERIGKIQIGEILPILPSEETTYYRNKLEYTFSVNRWLTKEEISTGEDFDRRALGFHIPQSFEKILPIEHCYLQPEPSNQIRLALDDFAKRHDIAFYDHVKHEGMLRNLIIRTSNTQEVMVIVQFGGDASAKKETVEQVMSFLKERFPEISALQYIINPKKNDTYYDLPVTLYDGKPYITEKMEDLTFRISPKAFYQTNAGQAYHLYQLARNFADIQRHETVYDLYTGTGTIANFVARSAKQVIGIEYIEEAIEDAKINAELNQLDNTQFFAGDIKDMLNDNFLNEHEKPDVVITDPPRSGMHPDVIQKLLSLDASRIVYVSCNPATQARDIALLGEKYVVEKLQPVDMFPHTHHVENVALLSLR, from the coding sequence ATGGGAAAAAGGAAAAACTTGAAGCTGAAAAATATCACGGTAGAACGTATGGCTGCTGAAGGGAAATGTGTAGCCCATCATGATGACATGGTGATTTTTGTAAAGGATGTAGCTCCCGGAGATGTGGTAGATCTTAAAGTTACTAAGAAGAAAAAATCATTTATGGAAGCGCGTCCCGTACACTTTCATCAACTTTCTTCACTCCGTACTGAGCCCTTTTGTAGTCACTTTGGAATCTGCGGGGGCTGCAAATGGCAGCATATTCCCTATGAATTACAATTAGAATACAAACAACAGCAGGTTATTGATCACTTTGAGCGTATCGGCAAGATTCAGATTGGCGAAATACTGCCGATTCTTCCCTCCGAAGAAACCACCTACTATCGCAATAAACTTGAATACACTTTTTCCGTTAACCGCTGGCTGACCAAAGAGGAGATCAGTACTGGTGAGGACTTTGACCGTAGGGCACTTGGCTTTCATATTCCTCAGAGTTTTGAGAAAATACTACCCATTGAGCATTGTTATCTCCAACCTGAACCTTCAAACCAGATCAGACTGGCCCTGGATGATTTTGCCAAAAGGCATGATATTGCATTTTACGATCATGTAAAACACGAAGGGATGCTGCGGAACCTGATTATACGAACCAGCAATACCCAGGAGGTGATGGTAATTGTGCAGTTTGGCGGTGATGCATCAGCAAAAAAGGAAACAGTAGAGCAGGTGATGAGCTTCCTGAAAGAAAGGTTTCCTGAAATTAGCGCTCTGCAATACATTATTAATCCCAAGAAAAACGATACTTACTATGACCTTCCGGTAACTTTATACGACGGAAAGCCCTATATCACCGAAAAAATGGAAGACCTGACCTTTAGGATCAGCCCTAAAGCATTTTATCAGACCAATGCCGGACAGGCTTATCATTTATACCAGCTTGCACGTAACTTTGCGGATATTCAAAGGCATGAGACAGTCTATGACCTGTACACTGGTACTGGTACCATCGCTAACTTTGTAGCCAGATCTGCCAAGCAGGTGATTGGCATTGAATATATTGAGGAAGCAATTGAGGACGCGAAAATTAATGCTGAGCTTAATCAGCTTGATAACACTCAATTTTTTGCCGGAGACATTAAAGATATGCTCAATGATAACTTTCTCAATGAACACGAAAAGCCAGATGTGGTCATAACCGACCCACCCAGAAGTGGCATGCATCCTGATGTGATTCAAAAGCTACTTTCGCTTGACGCTTCTCGTATTGTATACGTAAGCTGTAACCCAGCTACCCAAGCTAGGGACATTGCATTACTTGGTGAAAAATATGTGGTAGAAAAGCTCCAGCCAGTTGATATGTTTCCTCACACTCATCATGTAGAGAATGTGGCTTTACTGTCCTTGCGATAG
- a CDS encoding gliding motility-associated C-terminal domain-containing protein: MKKLLTFLLIILPCISMATHIVGGEFRLIHIEGTRYELRLIQYFDEVNGDPEAEDDFAQIHIFRKSDDVNMRILNVYQVSSAFVPYTNPSCTDESILFRQIIYSAELNLPPAQFNDPEGYYAVFERCCRNNIVSNVVSPETTGQTFYMEFPPVSFNNQSFLNSSPELSAPISDYACINESFVYDFSATDPDGDSLVYSLEAPLNSSRFEAVPTPTPAPHYPVNFTDGIEVNNMIPGAPPLRIDNEGKLRVIPSELGVFVFGIKVEEFRNGNKIGEVRRDYQLLVVDCNPGEAPEIFARHEGVFYNEGELLSLSKNGNRCLEILVTDQDPSEVIRVSAEGINFDDDIASLINPSLQLMEGPDDTLRFELCLPQCPYTERPMQINLIAYDDACSQPLSDTLRIDVVIDGAEDNDPFIVGNPNVVEVSLEEGESFSYPIRGLDEDGDLLQLEAVGDGFDVADLGMRLQERLLIPGEVQKVFEWTPSCEQVDFSEGNEFEVDVILSDNSDCPFGEPDILRFRFTVNPPDNERPILTTSGLEETEISIRIDETLSFKVLAEDIDNDFIVLSAEGDGFELNDYNIYFPGNQGIKSIESPFSWRLSCNVIDLAERSRFEITFLARDNSSCGAPSVDSLKLIVNVLPPLNEAPELYVRNFSNGDTIIAQVNRLVSFDVISTDADNDIVTLRLAGAVFNGNEVDTEIINFNFFPVRGRGSVGSIFNWAPRCETVAADNRDSYLELFFVAIDSKCFNNKEDTVSIVLRIVDEPLNLEAYEPRNAITPNGDQQGDFFFLRLCNDPDGNCDLPSGNCSNIFQRIDIFNRWGKKVFSSDDINFEWHAEGVPAGVYYYTLYYNTESYKGQVYVFLRKPD, from the coding sequence ATGAAGAAGCTTCTCACATTCTTGTTAATCATTCTTCCATGTATCAGTATGGCTACTCATATTGTTGGGGGTGAGTTCAGACTAATTCATATTGAAGGAACACGTTATGAGCTTCGGCTGATTCAATACTTTGATGAAGTAAATGGCGATCCTGAGGCAGAGGATGACTTCGCTCAGATTCATATCTTCCGAAAAAGTGATGATGTGAATATGAGGATTTTGAATGTGTATCAGGTTTCATCCGCATTTGTGCCCTACACTAACCCTTCTTGTACAGATGAGAGTATTCTTTTCCGACAAATCATTTACAGTGCGGAGCTGAACCTACCTCCGGCTCAGTTTAATGACCCGGAAGGATATTATGCTGTTTTTGAGCGATGCTGCCGTAATAATATTGTCAGCAATGTGGTATCGCCTGAAACTACCGGACAAACCTTTTACATGGAGTTTCCTCCGGTTTCTTTTAACAACCAGTCATTCCTCAACTCTTCTCCTGAGCTATCAGCGCCCATCAGCGATTATGCCTGTATCAATGAAAGTTTTGTATACGATTTCAGTGCTACTGATCCTGATGGTGACTCCCTGGTTTACAGCCTGGAAGCACCGCTCAACAGTTCTCGCTTTGAAGCAGTGCCTACACCAACGCCTGCACCGCATTATCCTGTAAATTTTACGGATGGAATTGAGGTCAATAACATGATCCCCGGAGCACCACCTTTGCGCATTGACAATGAAGGTAAGCTCAGAGTTATTCCCAGCGAATTGGGAGTTTTTGTGTTTGGAATCAAAGTAGAAGAGTTTAGGAATGGTAATAAAATAGGAGAGGTGAGGCGTGATTACCAGCTTTTGGTAGTAGACTGTAATCCCGGCGAAGCACCTGAAATATTTGCACGGCATGAGGGTGTTTTTTACAATGAGGGTGAACTGTTAAGTCTTTCTAAAAATGGAAACCGCTGCCTGGAAATTTTAGTAACAGACCAGGATCCTTCTGAAGTAATTCGGGTAAGTGCCGAAGGAATCAATTTTGATGATGACATAGCTTCGCTCATTAACCCTTCTTTGCAATTAATGGAAGGCCCTGACGATACTTTGAGGTTTGAGCTTTGTCTTCCCCAGTGTCCCTATACCGAAAGACCTATGCAGATCAACCTAATCGCCTATGATGATGCCTGTAGCCAGCCCCTCTCGGACACATTGCGCATTGACGTAGTCATAGACGGAGCTGAAGATAACGATCCGTTTATCGTGGGTAACCCTAATGTAGTGGAGGTAAGTCTTGAAGAAGGTGAATCTTTTAGCTACCCAATTCGGGGGCTGGATGAAGATGGGGATCTGCTGCAACTGGAAGCGGTAGGGGATGGCTTTGACGTTGCTGATCTGGGCATGAGGCTGCAAGAACGACTACTTATTCCCGGTGAAGTGCAGAAAGTATTTGAATGGACGCCCAGCTGTGAGCAGGTGGACTTTAGTGAGGGCAATGAGTTTGAGGTAGATGTAATTTTGAGCGATAATAGTGATTGTCCGTTTGGTGAACCTGACATATTACGGTTTCGTTTTACAGTTAACCCACCTGATAATGAGCGCCCCATACTTACTACCTCAGGACTGGAGGAAACAGAAATCAGTATACGTATTGACGAAACGCTCTCCTTTAAGGTTCTTGCCGAAGATATTGACAATGATTTTATCGTACTAAGTGCCGAAGGTGATGGATTTGAACTAAATGACTATAACATCTATTTTCCGGGAAATCAGGGGATCAAGAGTATAGAAAGCCCATTTAGCTGGCGACTTTCTTGTAATGTGATTGATCTTGCGGAAAGAAGCAGGTTTGAAATTACATTTCTTGCCCGGGATAATAGTTCTTGCGGAGCACCTTCTGTGGACAGTTTGAAATTAATTGTAAACGTATTGCCTCCTCTCAATGAAGCCCCCGAACTATATGTGAGAAATTTTTCTAACGGTGATACCATAATTGCACAGGTGAACAGGCTGGTCAGTTTTGATGTGATCAGCACCGATGCCGATAATGACATCGTAACCCTCAGGCTGGCAGGTGCAGTATTTAATGGAAATGAAGTAGATACCGAGATTATTAATTTCAACTTTTTTCCGGTAAGAGGAAGAGGATCAGTAGGTTCTATTTTTAATTGGGCACCTCGCTGTGAAACCGTAGCGGCTGATAACCGCGACTCTTATTTGGAGCTCTTTTTTGTCGCTATAGACAGTAAGTGCTTTAACAATAAAGAGGATACCGTTAGCATAGTATTGCGTATCGTGGATGAACCACTGAACCTGGAAGCTTATGAGCCAAGAAATGCGATTACTCCCAATGGTGATCAGCAGGGTGACTTCTTCTTTTTACGACTTTGTAATGATCCTGACGGAAATTGTGATCTCCCTTCTGGTAATTGTTCCAATATTTTTCAGAGAATAGACATTTTTAATCGTTGGGGTAAAAAAGTGTTTTCTTCGGATGATATCAACTTTGAGTGGCATGCTGAAGGAGTACCGGCTGGTGTATACTACTACACACTTTACTACAATACCGAAAGCTACAAAGGACAGGTATATGTATTTCTTAGAAAGCCTGACTAG
- a CDS encoding ABC transporter permease: MNILNNIEESLKSIRENLLRTTLTALIIAIGITALVGILTAIDGIQASVDDSFAGLGVNTFSIDERSGSGRRQQGRTEKSYPPIRFSDVREFKKRYDYPAKISVNTQVTGNAEVKRSSEKTNPNIRLYGTDESYIITEGYNIEWGRNFSSFDLEKGLNVAIIGYETYEALFDDNEDPIDKEISLYGNIFKVIGLMEKMGSVGGGGNADRKILIPLAKGRQLGSNRELDYRIDVLVSNTGTLEAAMGEATSLMRAVRQDPIGAELSFEIQEKKSLSDQLGEITGYLRIGGFAIGLITLLGASVALMNIMMVSVTERTREIGIRKALGASPKRIRQQFLIEAIVICQIGGIAGVLMGMGMGNVVATFMDVERFLVPWVWILSSLFICIGVGLFSGYYPAFKASRLDPIESLRYE, from the coding sequence ATGAATATACTGAATAATATAGAAGAAAGTCTTAAGTCTATCCGGGAGAATCTACTGCGCACCACGCTTACAGCTTTGATTATCGCAATAGGGATTACTGCATTGGTAGGTATACTTACCGCCATAGACGGAATTCAGGCTTCAGTAGATGATAGTTTTGCCGGTCTAGGCGTAAATACTTTTTCTATTGATGAGAGAAGTGGAAGCGGAAGGCGGCAGCAGGGAAGAACAGAGAAAAGTTACCCACCCATCAGGTTTAGCGATGTAAGAGAGTTCAAGAAACGTTATGATTATCCCGCTAAGATTTCGGTGAATACCCAAGTAACCGGAAATGCTGAAGTAAAACGTAGTTCTGAGAAAACGAACCCCAACATCCGTTTATATGGTACTGACGAAAGTTATATCATTACGGAAGGATATAACATTGAGTGGGGACGTAACTTTAGCAGTTTTGATCTTGAAAAGGGGTTGAATGTAGCCATCATTGGTTATGAAACCTATGAAGCCTTATTTGATGATAATGAAGATCCTATAGACAAGGAGATTTCTCTTTATGGCAACATATTTAAAGTAATCGGGCTCATGGAAAAGATGGGCTCAGTAGGTGGAGGGGGTAATGCTGACCGTAAGATTTTGATCCCTCTCGCCAAAGGAAGACAGCTAGGCTCAAACCGTGAGCTTGACTACAGGATAGATGTACTTGTAAGTAACACAGGAACACTTGAAGCGGCAATGGGCGAGGCCACCAGCCTTATGCGTGCTGTTCGCCAGGATCCGATAGGCGCAGAATTATCCTTTGAAATACAGGAAAAAAAGTCCCTGAGTGATCAACTGGGTGAAATTACCGGCTATCTGAGAATCGGCGGTTTTGCCATTGGCCTGATCACACTCCTGGGTGCATCCGTAGCCTTGATGAATATTATGATGGTATCTGTAACTGAGCGTACCCGTGAAATTGGCATCCGAAAAGCACTGGGAGCTTCACCAAAAAGAATAAGGCAGCAATTTTTGATTGAAGCGATTGTCATATGTCAGATCGGAGGCATAGCTGGTGTACTTATGGGCATGGGCATGGGCAACGTAGTAGCTACCTTTATGGATGTAGAACGCTTTCTGGTTCCCTGGGTATGGATTTTATCCTCTCTTTTCATTTGTATCGGGGTTGGCTTATTTTCAGGCTACTACCCTGCCTTCAAAGCTTCCCGCCTGGACCCGATTGAGTCATTGCGATATGAATGA
- a CDS encoding asparagine synthetase B: protein MMKLRLFIFFCVFSFLSFNVRASHLLMPMDQAQANHLKAYGISYWVLQNEGTVDWLLNYRGGSFAVEYSQKLENECVIRGVSYEVISDAQYNQIISTIASPSSNKDLMKLEKHPKIAVYSPKSKQPWDDAVTLALTYAEIPYDVIFDDEVMYDKLPEYDWLHLHHEDFTGQYGKFYRIYRNTPWYIERQRKYEETAREHGLEKVSHLKLAVVKKIREFVSGGGFMFAMCSATDTYDIALAADGVDIVESMYDGDRADPNAQEKLDYSNTFAFQDFKLVRNPYEYEYSNIDVDPRSRGLSQDNDYFNLFEFSAKWDPIPTMLTQNHERIVQGFMGQTTAFNKALIRPDVVVLGENKAAGEAKYIHGVYGKGFWTFYGGHDPEDYQHRVGEAPTDLNLYPNSPGYRLILNNILFPAAKKKKQKT, encoded by the coding sequence ATGATGAAGCTAAGGTTATTTATTTTCTTTTGTGTATTTAGTTTTCTTTCATTTAATGTGAGGGCTTCGCATTTATTAATGCCAATGGATCAGGCACAAGCTAACCACCTGAAAGCCTATGGCATCTCCTACTGGGTTTTGCAAAATGAGGGAACGGTGGATTGGCTGTTGAATTACAGAGGCGGAAGTTTTGCCGTTGAGTATTCTCAGAAACTGGAAAATGAGTGTGTGATTCGTGGGGTAAGTTATGAGGTGATCTCCGATGCTCAGTACAATCAAATCATCAGTACGATTGCCAGCCCATCTTCAAACAAAGATCTGATGAAGCTGGAAAAGCATCCCAAAATTGCGGTCTATTCTCCTAAAAGCAAACAACCCTGGGATGATGCTGTAACCCTGGCGCTTACGTATGCTGAAATTCCTTATGATGTGATATTTGATGATGAAGTGATGTACGATAAGCTGCCCGAATATGACTGGCTGCATCTGCACCATGAAGATTTTACCGGACAGTACGGTAAATTTTATCGCATTTACCGCAACACTCCCTGGTATATTGAGCGACAAAGAAAATATGAGGAAACTGCGCGTGAACATGGATTGGAGAAGGTCTCACACCTCAAGCTGGCTGTGGTAAAGAAAATCAGAGAGTTTGTCTCTGGCGGAGGTTTTATGTTTGCTATGTGTTCAGCCACAGATACTTACGATATTGCCTTAGCTGCTGATGGAGTAGATATCGTAGAGTCTATGTACGATGGTGACCGAGCAGATCCCAATGCGCAGGAAAAGCTTGACTACAGTAACACCTTTGCATTTCAGGATTTTAAATTAGTGCGGAATCCTTATGAATATGAATACTCAAACATTGATGTTGACCCTCGCTCCCGTGGATTGAGTCAGGACAATGACTATTTCAATCTTTTTGAGTTTTCAGCCAAATGGGACCCCATCCCTACCATGCTTACCCAAAACCATGAACGCATAGTGCAAGGATTTATGGGCCAAACCACTGCTTTTAATAAAGCGCTGATACGTCCTGATGTGGTGGTACTAGGTGAGAATAAAGCCGCCGGCGAGGCCAAATACATACATGGTGTCTACGGAAAAGGCTTCTGGACATTTTATGGTGGCCATGATCCTGAAGATTATCAGCACAGGGTAGGTGAGGCTCCGACGGACTTAAATCTTTACCCCAACTCGCCGGGCTATAGGTTGATCCTTAACAATATTCTGTTTCCGGCAGCGAAAAAGAAGAAACAAAAAACCTGA